One sulfur-oxidizing endosymbiont of Gigantopelta aegis genomic region harbors:
- a CDS encoding respiratory chain complex I subunit 1 family protein, whose protein sequence is MDAITASVVSEHSIMTVLAQLILMPLIAFIAGLIMVLMHRKIAARLQRRIGPPFFQPVYDIVKLYSKETQISHGLIHDIGIVVAVGGYVAAVILLPVPGMDGIADKGGIITLSYFLMIPSLGMALGVGQCANPNGSIGISRALTAMLAYDIPFIIVVFGVATHYQSTSLVGMIEYQQAHQWGVFEMPLLAAAGLFTLQGMMGKQPFEIYVAPAEIATGPMVEMSGKFMGGLFVMQSFQFYVASVLYVSLFLGGGENWFEFLLKVFFVVEIPIFIAFLFPRYRTEDMVRIMWKWPVMVALIGIAFVM, encoded by the coding sequence ATGGATGCAATAACTGCAAGTGTCGTCTCTGAACACTCCATTATGACTGTGTTAGCACAGCTTATATTGATGCCTCTGATCGCCTTTATTGCCGGCCTGATCATGGTGCTCATGCATCGTAAAATTGCGGCTCGTTTACAGCGCCGTATAGGACCACCATTTTTTCAGCCAGTGTATGATATTGTTAAACTGTATAGCAAGGAAACGCAAATATCCCATGGCTTAATTCATGATATTGGTATCGTGGTTGCTGTCGGCGGTTATGTCGCAGCCGTGATTTTACTACCTGTCCCGGGGATGGATGGCATTGCGGATAAAGGGGGCATTATCACTCTGTCTTATTTTTTGATGATCCCGTCTTTAGGCATGGCATTAGGCGTTGGACAATGTGCTAATCCCAATGGCTCTATCGGTATTTCTCGTGCTTTAACGGCGATGCTGGCCTATGATATTCCTTTTATTATTGTCGTGTTTGGTGTGGCCACGCACTATCAAAGTACGTCTTTAGTGGGCATGATCGAATATCAGCAGGCGCATCAATGGGGTGTTTTTGAAATGCCCTTATTGGCGGCAGCGGGCTTGTTTACCTTGCAGGGCATGATGGGTAAGCAACCCTTTGAAATTTATGTTGCCCCCGCTGAAATTGCCACGGGTCCTATGGTTGAGATGAGTGGTAAGTTTATGGGGGGACTGTTTGTCATGCAGTCTTTTCAGTTTTATGTGGCCAGTGTTTTGTATGTCTCCTTATTTCTAGGTGGTGGCGAAAATTGGTTTGAATTTTTATTAAAGGTATTTTTTGTGGTGGAAATCCCCATTTTTATCGCCTTTTTGTTTCCC